In Luteitalea sp., the genomic window CGCGCCCACCTTGCCATCGATGTACGCATAGTACTCGTCGAGCATCTGGCCCGCGCGACGCCGCTCCGCCGCGCTCGGTCCACCAACGAATCGGGGCAACGCGGCACGGCTGAACGTATGACGCACCCGATCGAATGCCTCGTATCGGAGCGCGGCAACCTGTGGACCGAAGCGCCGATCGAGGTCGAGGAAGATCTGCTCGTACAAGACATCGCGCCAGGTCGATGGATCGCCGCTGCGGCGCCCGCTCGGCGGTCGGGTCGACAACTCGGAGGCAATCTGGTCAGCGACCTGCGCGGCCGCGGAGGGCGCCGCCAGCGGCTCGGGCACCGGCGCAGGGGACGCTCCCGGGACACGCAAGTGCAGCCGATCGCTGATGAGAAATCCTCGGACCCATGGCGCCGGTGCCGTGAGGGGCCAGTTCACGATGCCGACGCTCAGTCCAGCAGCACTCAGAATTCCCCAGAGCGGTGGCGCGCGCAGCGCCGTGCGGAGCAACGGCTCGGCGCGGATCGCCCCGACCCACGACAGCACCTGGGCGCCACAGTAGGCAGGGAGGAGCTCGAGGTGTGGTAGGCCCGATCCAAAGGCGTAGCTCGCGGCCGCACGCACGCCGTTGGCCGACGGATACTTGCCGGTGGCGACAGCCGCCCAGACCGTCTCCGGCTGTGTCGGCCGAATGGTCGATAGGTGCAAGGATGCACCAGCGTCGAGCAGCCGGCCAAAGTTCGGGAGCCTGCCCTGTGCAGTGGCAGGATTGATGTACTCGAGCGACGCGCCGTTGACGAGCAGGACGACCACCTTGCCCGGCGGGCGAGCTTCGGGTACGAATGCCCGCGCGGCCTGGCCCGTGGCTCGCCTGGCCCCTTGGTCTGCCGGCCCGCGCGCCACGAGCGGCAGCAGCACCGACGCGAGCACGGCGAGCGCATACAAGCTGCCGCCAACGCGGCTGCCCCGCCGGCCGAACGAGTAGTGGACAACGGCAATCAGGAGGAGGACGAGGGCAGCAGCACTCACGCCGGCCGTGCCCGCCGCGAGGCGACGCGCCGTCTCCTCGCCGAGCTCGGCGCGAAAGGCCACCAAGTTCGTCCACATCAATAGCGCAGCACCGGCGCAAAGAATCGTCGTGACCCACGCGAGGATGCGCAGGCTGAGCCAACCCGGCATGCCGCCGCCGCGCACCAGGAGCCAGTGCAGGATGAGCAGGCCGGACAGTGTGACTGCGACGGCCGGCGCATAGACGAGCGCGAGGCGAATGTAGAGCCGTAGCACGAGGGAGGGCTCGAGCGCCAGCTGTGGGTTGAGCTGCAACACGAGCACCGTGATGTAAGCCGCACCGAGCGCCCCAGCCACGAGCGCGTTGGTCGAGATGCGCAGGGTTCGCATGGCTCGATCACAGAGTGACACAGATGCTCCTCGTCAGATCCGTGGATATACTCACAGCGGGATGATTCTCGACATCGACGCTGAGGTGCTGGCCAATACGAGGCTTTCCGCCGACTACAACATCCTCTCCCTGTCTGCTCCGGACATCGCGCAGCGAACCGAGCCAGGCCAATTCGTCATGGTGAGGCCCACCCGCGATTTCACGCCGCTTCTGCGTCGCCCGTTCTCGATCTTCGAGGTTCTGCGCGATCAATCGGGCGCGCCAGTTGGCATCTCACTCCTCAACAAGCGTGCAGGCGTCGGAACACGTCTGCTGTCGGACCTCGAGCGAGGCGCGCGTGTCTCCTGCCTTGGTCCTCTCGGCCGCCCGTTCGAGCCTGTCGACCCGCCCGCCGCAGCATTCATGGTGGCGGGCGGCGTTGGTCTGGCACCGTTTGCCACGCTCTGCGAGGCCCTGATCGCCCGCGGGACCCGTACCACGTTGTTCTACGGCGCCCGGCGCCACACCGAGCTGTTTCACACGGAGTGGTTTGCCGCTCGCGGGGTGACCCTCGCGCTCGCCACGGAAGATGGGAGCCGCGGCGACCTTGGTCTCGTGACCCAGCCGCTCAGGCACCAACTTGCCTCATTTGCCTCGTCGGACCGCGTTGCGATCTATGCGTGCGGCCCGACGCCAATGATGCGTGCCGTGTGGAAGCTTGCCGCGGACTTCGGCCGCGACGTGCAAGTCTCGCTCGAGCCGGTCATGGGCTGCGGCATGGGCGGGTGCTACAGCTGCGTGGTTCCGGTGCGCAACGAGGAAGGCCGCAGTCACTTCGTCCGCGCCTGCCTCGCCGGTCCCGTCTTCAACGCGAGCCGCGTGGTGTGGGAGGAGCTGTTACGATAAGGATGTGGATCTCACCGCGCGGATCGGGTCGCTCACGCTCAAGAACCCTCTCATTGCCGCGAGCGGCTGCTTCGGCTACGGTGTCGAGTACAGGGACGCCGTCGATCTCGCATCCCTTGGCGCTGTCTGCGTGAAGGGCTTGTTCCCCGGCGAGCGTGAAGGACACGCGCCACCGCGCATCGTCGAGACGCCGGCCGGCATGCTCAACGCCATCGGCCTGCAAGGCGTTGGCGTTCACCGCTTCGTCCGCGAGTACCTCTCCCAGCTCCGGTCGCTCGGTGCAACGACGATCGTGAACGTGTGCGGCAGCACGCTCGACGAGTACGTCGAGGTAACCAAGGTGCTCTCCGACCAGGAGGGTGTCGCGGCCATCGAGCTCAATATCTCCTGTCCGAACATCAAGGA contains:
- a CDS encoding dihydroorotate dehydrogenase electron transfer subunit, with protein sequence MRRVRMARSQSDTDAPRQIRGYTHSGMILDIDAEVLANTRLSADYNILSLSAPDIAQRTEPGQFVMVRPTRDFTPLLRRPFSIFEVLRDQSGAPVGISLLNKRAGVGTRLLSDLERGARVSCLGPLGRPFEPVDPPAAAFMVAGGVGLAPFATLCEALIARGTRTTLFYGARRHTELFHTEWFAARGVTLALATEDGSRGDLGLVTQPLRHQLASFASSDRVAIYACGPTPMMRAVWKLAADFGRDVQVSLEPVMGCGMGGCYSCVVPVRNEEGRSHFVRACLAGPVFNASRVVWEELLR